The following is a genomic window from Saprospiraceae bacterium.
ATCGATATGCATATCTGTGACTTCCAAACCAGGGACACCATCGAGCCATATAAAGTTTGTCACACCAAGATATTGAGTAAAAATACCTTCTGCCTGTGCTTGTGTCATGCCTTTATTGCGATTGCTATTCAAGATTGAACTCTTAGTCGCCATAAAAGTACCATTGCCATCTATCTCAAATCCACCACCTTCGACCTTCATTGTACTATTCAGATTTACCACTGATTTTCCTGTGGCAGTACCAATAGATTTAGGTATAGGATTACATAATGAAAACGGAGCTTTGTTGCCCCAGCCATTGAAGCCCCAATCTAGAATAACCAATTGATTGCTGCTGTTTTCAACATAAATAGGGCCATTGTCTCTAACCCAGACATCATTGGTTTTGAATATCCTGAAATCTACATTTGTTAAGGGTACGCTTGCAGCATTTAGCAAACCGGTGATTCTATTTTTTTCAGTATTGTTGTAAGCGATGATGTGCACTTTTTCGCACTGTACCAGCTGTTTTGTCATCGCTACCCATGTAGGATCGAGCCTGTTTCTGTAGGTGGTGCCATACTGATAGTGATGTGGCCACTGCAACCAAGTGCCTTCGTGTGGTTGTGTTTCGTCAGGCATGTAGTATGTTGACGACCTTAACTCTGTGTTGACTGCTTGATCTGAAGATTGCATGGTTTCTTCTTTACTGCATGATGAAAATAGGATAGTAACTGTGCATAAAAATGCTGAAGCAAAAAATCGAAAACCTTTCATTTTAAAATTATTGTAGTGATAAATAAAAACTAATTACGCTACAAAAGTATGGGCACATGGAATAGCAAAAAAATCTTAGTAATCGTTGGATTTATATATGTACCGGATGCATCAATTTACGGTATGAATGGTGCTTTTAAGACAAAATATCTATTCGTACTATAAAAAGTGTATTTCGTTCCATAAATGTATGCATTGGTGAATAGATGGCTGAAAATCTCGGTTTCTGACTATCTTTGTGACACAAAATTCTCATTAATGTCAAATCAAAAAAATTTTCAGAAACCATACTTAGAGCATCTTGCTTTTTGGGTGTTTATGTTACTTTTTATATTTGATTATCATTTTGTGGATGGCAATTGGTGGATAGGTATAAGAAATGCTTTGCTGGAAATATCTACTTACGCTATTATCGTATATCTAAATTTGAAAATACTGATACCTTATTTTTTACAAAGGAAGAAAATTACGCTTTATATAATTTGCATCGTTTGTTCAATTTTACTTTATGTTTTTGTTGTAAAATTATCCGGGCTTGAAACTATATTTTACAGTTTTTCAGGAAGCAGAAATGTATTTTCAATGATACTCAATACTTCTCTTTTTCTCAT
Proteins encoded in this region:
- a CDS encoding agmatine deiminase family protein, which codes for MQSSDQAVNTELRSSTYYMPDETQPHEGTWLQWPHHYQYGTTYRNRLDPTWVAMTKQLVQCEKVHIIAYNNTEKNRITGLLNAASVPLTNVDFRIFKTNDVWVRDNGPIYVENSSNQLVILDWGFNGWGNKAPFSLCNPIPKSIGTATGKSVVNLNSTMKVEGGGFEIDGNGTFMATKSSILNSNRNKGMTQAQAEGIFTQYLGVTNFIWLDGVPGLEVTDMHIDGFARFGDENTIVTMNATNLNYWEVPQSDITKLYAAKDANGQAYDFVHLPLTQNNVKTAYGKNLGYKGSYVNFYVANTKVLVPFYNDPNDQVAKNILQSLYPTKTVVGIDVRNLYENGGMIHCVTQQQPL